One region of Mangifera indica cultivar Alphonso chromosome 3, CATAS_Mindica_2.1, whole genome shotgun sequence genomic DNA includes:
- the LOC123210531 gene encoding ethylene-responsive transcription factor ERF026-like: protein MTSTSSTKKHTMYRGIRCRSNKWVSEIREPRKSTRIWLGTYPTPEMAAAAYDVAALALKGGDADLNFPNFVASYPVPASSSAVDIRNAAAAAAASLRKSDHQRSASIEENARNNDHQSRLNDYVEFIDEEALLNMPNLLVNMAEGMMVSPPRMNSPSSDNSPVNSDGESLWSYY from the coding sequence ATGACCTCAACAAGCTCCACCAAGAAACACACAATGTATCGTGGAATCCGATGCCGGAGCAACAAATGGGTATCGGAGATAAGGGAGCCTCGCAAGAGCACACGTATATGGCTTGGCACTTATCCAACTCCTGAAATGGCGGCTGCTGCTTATGACGTGGCGGCCCTTGCCCTAAAAGGGGGTGACGCCGATCTCAACTTCCCTAACTTTGTTGCAAGCTACCCTGTACCCGCTTCTTCATCTGCTGTTGATATACGTAATGCGGCTGCAGCGGCTGCGGCTTCGCTGAGAAAGTCTGATCATCAAAGGAGTGCAAGTATTGAAGAAAATGCAAGAAATAATGATCACCAATCACGTTTGAATGATTACGTAGAGTTTATTGACGAGGAGGCTCTTTTGAACATGCCTAATTTATTGGTGAACATGGCGGAGGGGATGATGGTTTCACCTCCGAGAATGAACTCTCCATCGTCAGACAACTCACCGGTGAATTCAGACGGAGAAAGTCTATGGAGCTATTATTGA
- the LOC123212356 gene encoding protein DETOXIFICATION 49: protein MSQCQLLSSRLISQKPTSDQQKMTSHLSLTIKEAKCIANIALPMMLTGLLLYSRSMISMLFLGGLGELALAGGSLAIGFANITGYSILSGLSMGMEPICGQAFGAKRYKLLGLTMQRTILLLLLISIPISFLWFNMKKILLFCGQEEDIANESQTYILFSLPDLIALSILHPLRIYLRTQSITLPLTFCATFAIILHIPINYFLVSVLNLGIKGIALSAVWTDINLVVSLILYIMISGVYKKTWGGISLECLKGWKSLLNLAIPSCISVCLEWWWYEIMILLCGLLLNPRATVASMGILIQTTSLIYIFPSSLSFGVSTRVGNELGANCPKKAKLAAMIGISTSFILGFSALLFTVVIRNIWASMFTQDSEIIALTSMVLPIIGLCELGNCPQTTGCGVLRGTARPKMGANINLGCFYLVGMPVAVWLSFYGGFDFKGLWLGLLAAQGSCVVTMLFIVARTDWEYQAQRAKELTRSNAAIDDKEEEEKTLLKNENNDSLGSSVEPSSNSSPV, encoded by the coding sequence ATGAGCCAGTGTCAGTTACTTTCCTCTCGTTTGATCTCTCAGAAACCAACATCTGATCAACAAAAGATGACGTCGCATCTGAGTCTTACAATCAAAGAAGCAAAATGCATAGCCAACATAGCCCTTCCAATGATGTTAACAGGTCTTTTACTGTATTCTCGCTCTATGATTTCCATGCTTTTTCTCGGCGGCCTTGGTGAGTTGGCGTTGGCTGGTGGCTCCCTCGCCATTGGATTTGCTAACATCACCGGATATTCTATTCTTTCTGGTCTTTCCATGGGAATGGAACCCATTTGTGGCCAAGCTTTTGGTGCTAAAAGATACAAACTTCTTGGCCTCACCATGCAGAGAACTATTCTTTTACTTCTCTTGATTTCGATcccaatttcttttttatggtTCAACATGAAAAAGATCCTTCTCTTCTGTGGTCAAGAAGAAGATATTGCCAATGAATCTCAGACttatattcttttttctcttcccGATCTCATTGCACTATCCATTTTACACCCTTTGCGGATATATCTTAGAACTCAATCCATTACTTTGCCTCTAACATTTTGTGCAACTTTCGCCATTATTCTTCACATTCCAATTAACTATTTTCTTGTTTCTGTTCTCAATCTCGGAATCAAGGGCATTGCTTTGAGCGCAGTTTGGACAGACATCAATCTCGTAGTGTCATTGATCCTCTACATTATGATCTCTGGCGTCTACAAAAAAACTTGGGGTGGAATTTCTTTGGAGTGCTTAAAAGGCTGGAAATCTTTACTGAATTTAGCCATTCCAAGCTGCATTTCAGTCTGTTTGGAATGGTGGTGGTACGagataatgattttattatgtGGGTTGTTACTGAATCCTCGTGCAACGGTTGCTTCAATGGGTATTTTGATTCAAACTACATCTTTGATATACATTTTCCCTTCTTCTTTAAGCTTTGGTGTATCAACAAGGGTTGGAAATGAGTTAGGTGCCAATTGCCCCAAGAAAGCTAAACTTGCCGCAATGATCGGCATCTCTACGAGCTTCATTCTAGGCTTTTCAGCATTGCTTTTCACTGTGGTGATAAGGAACATTTGGGCGAGCATGTTTACACAGGATAGCGAGATTATCGCCTTGACCTCAATGGTTTTACCAATCATTGGATTATGTGAACTTGGGAATTGTCCACAAACAACAGGCTGTGGTGTTCTTAGAGGAACTGCTCGGCCTAAAATGGGCGCAAACATCAACTTGGGATGCTTCTACCTTGTGGGCATGCCGGTTGCCGTTTGGTTAAGTTTTTATGGTGGGTTTGATTTCAAAGGACTCTGGCTTGGCCTCTTGGCAGCACAGGGTTCATGTGTTGTCACCATGTTGTTCATTGTGGCTCGAACCGATTGGGAATATCAGGCTCAAAGGGCCAAGGAGCTCACCAGATCAAATGCAGCTATTgatgataaagaagaagaagaaaaaacattatTGAAGAATGAGAACAATGACTCATTGGGTTCATCGGTTGAGCCAAGCAGCAATAGTTCAccagtttaa